The sequence TGCATATTCCCCTTTGGCAAAATATGCATTTTTGTTTTAATCAGCGCTTCCCTAACTGTCCGAGGGAGGAAACGGAGACTATGGCTTTGCCTGATCCGCACCAGATATGGCGTTGTTGCCCGACATCCCAGATGGACAGGCTCCATTGGGTTCCCACAGCCAGCAGCTTCCCGTCCGGGGACGCGCTCAGATCCTGGATATATTTGCCCTTGGCATGTACCTCGTGAAGTGGGAGCTGAAGCAATTTGGGCGTATTCTGGCGCAGATCCACGGCCATGGCGAAGTACGAAAACAGGATCCACAACATCACAGCCCCCTGTAGGAGAAGGGGATCTTTTAGACTGGAGGGTTCTTTGCCCCGATTGTCCGATTCCTTTTGCAGTTTAGCCAGTCGGCAGATTTTGATGTACATTTTGTAGACCATATAAAGACAGGCTGCGCTCAGAACGACGATGGGAAGGACAATAAGCCCGAAAGGGGCGAATACGTCACGCAAATTGGGTATGAGGCGCAGAATGTGCTTCCATCCTTCAAGCAGGAGGTAAAGAAATATGACGTTCCATGGACTGCGGGCAAAAAGGGAATAAATCCATACCGACAGAGGCAGGATGCAATAAAGGGTTTTTCCGATCGTAAAACCCCGGATATGCTGAAGCGCTCTCTCGAGAGGAGGCAGGAGTCCAATCCACGGCGGAAGATAAAGGATCAAGGTAACGATGAAGTAGCCGAACAGGAGTGCTGAAAAGGAGTTGCGCTCGTGTTGAAATTCCTCTGCCGATAAGTGTGCGTTCATCTTTATCTGCCCTTCCTTTCCTCTTTCTGCAAAGGACAATTTTTTCGCCCGTTCTGGATTTTCCCCGCCGGGCCTTCGCTCGTCGAGACCTCAGAACGAGGCTTTGTCACTATAATCCTGCAGTAGCTTGAGGTGCCGTTCCTCCTCGGCCAGAATGGCTTTCCGGGGTCTCGGGCCTGGTAATGTCGAGAATCTCCATGAGATGGGATGAAAAGACTCTCCCAGCTCGGTCATCTTCTCCCCTTGGGCTTTTCGGGAGCATGCTCGGCGTGAACTTCAAGCATATTATACCTAAGTGCCCCTCTCACAAACGGGGCCGGGGCTCGAGCGGCGGTCCTCCGGGAGGAGTGTGTGGTTCGGAATGCGGCGGGGGAGTGAAACCCATTTGACATTCCCATCTTTTGTCGTATAGTGATCGGGCAGACAACACAGCCTCGGAAGGTGTTCGGGAAGTCCGGTGCAAGACCGGCGCGGACCCGCCACTGTAAGCTCGGCAGCATCGGCCGTACCCACTGGGACGTCTTACGTTCCGGGAAGGGGGCCGAAAAAAGGAGCGAGCCAGGAGACCGGCCTTTCGAAGGAGCGCACGCCCCCGCGCGGATTCGGGTCGGTCATGCGGAGCACAGTCCTCGGTGTCTCGCCGTACCTGCGGCGGGTGCACTCCGAGGGGCCTATTCCTCCGTCGTTCAGGACCGTCCTCGTGTGAGGGCGGTCCTTTGTAATTTTTGCGGCCCCTGTGGGCCGAAGCCAACGAACGGGAGGATCCATGGATCATGAAGGACACGAAAGAAGCGCCCAAATCCCTGTTGTCCCATCCTCTGAGGAAGCTCTTTGCCCCGAAGGGCATCGCTATCGTCGGGGCTTCGTCCGACCTGGAGCGCTTGACCGGCAGGACGCTCCGATACCTCCAATCCTTCGGCTACGAGGGGGCGGTCTATCCCATCAACCCCAGGGCCGACACCATATCGGGCCTTCCCGTGCATCGGGACATCACGGAGATCGACGGCCCCGTCGACCTCGCCATTCTCAGCGTCAAGGCAAGGCTGATTCCCGGGGTCATGCGGGCGTGTGCGGCCAAGGCGGTCCCCTTCGCCCTGGTCTACTCCTCCGGCTTTTCCGAGACCGGCAACTTCGCCCTCCAGGAGGAGGTGTTGTCCATCGCACGCGACGGGGGCATACGGGTGTTGGGCCCCAACTGTCAGGGGCTGGCGAACCTCGCCGAGGGGATCCCGCTCACGTTCTCCGGCGCCCTTTACGATGCGCCTCGGCCTCCTGCGGGGCACGTCGCGTTCGTGTCCCAGAGCGGGGCGTTCGGGTTCTCGTCCTTCGGCGTCGGGATGGAGCATGGCGTGCGGTTCCGCTATGTGGTGACCACCGGAAACCAGTCGGACCTCGATGCCGTGGAATGCGCGGACTATGTGCTGGAGGACCCCGAGGTGCGCCTGCTGATGCTCTATCTGGAGGGGCTGGAGGACGGCGAGGCGTTCCTGCGCCTGGTGAGGAAGGCCCGGGAGCGAGACATCGCCGTCGCGGTGCTGAAGGCGGGGCGATCCCCCTCGGCGCGTGAGGCGGCCAAGAGCCACACGGCGGCCCTGACGGGGGACGAGCGGGTCTGGTCGGCCGTCTTTTCGCAGTACGGGGTCATCCCGATGGAGGACATCGACGACATCATCGGGATCGGCCAGGTGCTTGGGGCGGAGAAGCGGATGAGCGGAGGGCGTTCGGCGATCCTGACGACCTCCGGCGGCGCGGGCATCGTCATGGCCGACTGCCTGAACGACGTCGGGCTCTCCGTTCCCGAGTTCTCCCCCGTCACGAGAGCTCGCGTCGAAGCGGCGATACCGCCCTTCGGGGCGTCCCGCAACCCGGTGGACATGACGGTCCAGATCTCGGAACAGCCGGAGAACTTCCGCAGCGTCTTCGACGCGGTGCAGGCGGACCCGGAACTGGATGCGGCCGTCACGTCCCTGTCCATGATCGTGGGGCACGCGGGCGACGTCATGACGGATATCATGATCGAGAGCTATATCCGCGGTACGAAGCCCCAGGCGGCCGTGTGGATGATCGACCGCCGGCACGGCGGGGGCTTTATCGAAAAGCTGAAGGCCTCCGGAATCCCCATCTTCCAGAGTTTCCGTCAATGTGCCCGTGCCATGAGGGCCTTGGAGAGGTGGGGAACGTTCCGTCCGGTCGAGGAGCCCCGGGGCGATGCTTCCGCGCCCATCCTTCCGGACTGGAAAGGGAGCATGACGGAGTACGACGCCAAGGTCTTCCTGTCGCGGTACGACATCCCCGTAACGCGGGAGAGGCTCTGCAAAAACCTGGAGGAAGCCTGTGATGCGGCGGAGGAACTGGGCTTTCCCGTGGCGCTCAAGGGGATGGCGGCCTCCGTGCTCCACAAGATGGAGGCGGGGATCGTGGCGCTGGACGTGCGCTCCTTCGAGGAGCTTCGGGGTGCGCTCAAGACGGTGCGGAAGAACCTCGAGGAGCACGCCGGAGAGGGCGGGGTCCAGGGGTTCCTGGTGTCCGAGATGGTGCGCGGCGGGTTCGAGTGCATCGTCGGGGTGAAGCGGGACCCCGTGTTCGGGCCGATGATCGCCGTGGGGCTTGGGGGCATTTACGTCGAGGTGCTGAGCGACGTGTCCCTGAGGCACGGCGCCGTGGACGAGGAGGAGGCGCTGAACATGATCCGCCAGCTCAAGGGCTATTCCTTCCTGTCCGGGACCCGGGGCAGCAAATCGCGCGACGTTCGGGCCCTGGCCCGGATCGTCAGCCGGGTTTCCCGGCTGGCCGTCGCCGAGACGGACCTGTTGGAGCTGGACATCAACCCCGTGTTCGTGCTGGAGGAGGGCAAGGGCGCCGTGGCGGCGGACGCACTGGTCGTGAAGGCGTAATGACACGGTGAGGAGCCTTTGCATCGACGGTGAACATGCCTCCAAGACGCTCTGTTGGCGGGAGGGGCGCCGGGTAGACGCGTCTATGGCGTTTTCAGGCTGCTTTCAAGCCCTGACGTCTGCTTTCGCGCCTCTCCCGCATCTTTGATCGACAGGGTAATCGTCGTCCCTTTTCCCTCCTGGCTCCGAATCTCCACCCTGCATCGTTCCCCGAAAAACAGCTTCAGCCTTTCGAGGCAATTCCTCATCCCGATGCCCTCGCCCGGGGTTATCCGCTTCCGTGTATAACCGAGTTTTTTGCGAAGCGCTTTGAGTTTTTTCCTCTCAATGCCCGCCCCGTCGTCCATAATCTTGATCTCGCAGGTCCCGTGCTTTTTTTTGCACGAGATGAGGAGCTTGCCTCCTTGCAGTTGCCCCGGATTGAGGAGGCCGTGCTCAATAGCGTTTTCCACCAGGGGCTGCAGGGTGAAGAAGGGCAGGACCAGGGTCTCCATCGATTTGTCGCAGAGGATGCTGTAACCAATTCTATCCCCGAACCGGTGTTTTTGAATGCTGAGGTAGTTATCGATGTAGTCGATCTCCTGTCTGAGCGTCACATGGCTCGTCGACTGAGTCAAAGTATAGCGGAGCATGGAAGAGAAGGAACTCAGCATCTCCTCGGCGCATTCCGCGTTTCCCAGGCTCAGCGAGCGTGATATGGAGTTCAGAACGTTGAAGGTGAAATGAGGCATGATCTGCTTCTGCAAGGCCTCGAAACGAGCTTGGGACAGCTGGTTTTTCAGGTCCATCTGCTTTTTTTGATTCCTTAGGAGTTCTCGTGTGACCTGGTTGATCTCCTCCTGCATTTTGGCATGGGCCTTGAGGTTCAGGATGTAGCGGGTGAGATTCTGAAGGGCTCGCGCAGTCTCCTCAATCTGCTTGCGGCTGAAAACAGGGATTTCCTCGTAATATTGGGAGTAGTTCTCGTTTTGCGCCCACCACTTTTCGGGCGCTTTTTCATCCTCGGGAAAACATCCCGTGTCGCTGCACAGAACCTGTCCTGCCGTGATCGCACCGACGAATTCCCCCTCCAGGATCAGTGGGATCTCTATGTTGACCAATCCGGCATGACAGATGTATATGCTGGGGCGATCCTCCTCGAGAGC comes from uncultured Fretibacterium sp. and encodes:
- a CDS encoding acetate--CoA ligase family protein — its product is MKDTKEAPKSLLSHPLRKLFAPKGIAIVGASSDLERLTGRTLRYLQSFGYEGAVYPINPRADTISGLPVHRDITEIDGPVDLAILSVKARLIPGVMRACAAKAVPFALVYSSGFSETGNFALQEEVLSIARDGGIRVLGPNCQGLANLAEGIPLTFSGALYDAPRPPAGHVAFVSQSGAFGFSSFGVGMEHGVRFRYVVTTGNQSDLDAVECADYVLEDPEVRLLMLYLEGLEDGEAFLRLVRKARERDIAVAVLKAGRSPSAREAAKSHTAALTGDERVWSAVFSQYGVIPMEDIDDIIGIGQVLGAEKRMSGGRSAILTTSGGAGIVMADCLNDVGLSVPEFSPVTRARVEAAIPPFGASRNPVDMTVQISEQPENFRSVFDAVQADPELDAAVTSLSMIVGHAGDVMTDIMIESYIRGTKPQAAVWMIDRRHGGGFIEKLKASGIPIFQSFRQCARAMRALERWGTFRPVEEPRGDASAPILPDWKGSMTEYDAKVFLSRYDIPVTRERLCKNLEEACDAAEELGFPVALKGMAASVLHKMEAGIVALDVRSFEELRGALKTVRKNLEEHAGEGGVQGFLVSEMVRGGFECIVGVKRDPVFGPMIAVGLGGIYVEVLSDVSLRHGAVDEEEALNMIRQLKGYSFLSGTRGSKSRDVRALARIVSRVSRLAVAETDLLELDINPVFVLEEGKGAVAADALVVKA
- a CDS encoding PocR ligand-binding domain-containing protein; its protein translation is MSDIRDLLSKELQEELQESFAFATGFGVVFVDREGRHLGEGSNFTSFCRAINADPEGEGCCQCSNQKALRIALEEDRPSIYICHAGLVNIEIPLILEGEFVGAITAGQVLCSDTGCFPEDEKAPEKWWAQNENYSQYYEEIPVFSRKQIEETARALQNLTRYILNLKAHAKMQEEINQVTRELLRNQKKQMDLKNQLSQARFEALQKQIMPHFTFNVLNSISRSLSLGNAECAEEMLSSFSSMLRYTLTQSTSHVTLRQEIDYIDNYLSIQKHRFGDRIGYSILCDKSMETLVLPFFTLQPLVENAIEHGLLNPGQLQGGKLLISCKKKHGTCEIKIMDDGAGIERKKLKALRKKLGYTRKRITPGEGIGMRNCLERLKLFFGERCRVEIRSQEGKGTTITLSIKDAGEARKQTSGLESSLKTP